AGTGGTGGACAGAACCCTGTCATAAATATGTAAAGGCCTTTTGGGAGCTGCTTGAGTCGAAAGCAATGAAGATTCTACAGCACCCTCATAATTAAAGTCGGTATGTTGCTCTGAGGATGTGACAACTTTATCTTCACTCATGAACAGGACCTTATCATGATAACGTAAAAGAATTTCCTGTGAAGATGCCTCCATAGTAAGTGCAGTCATAAGCTCTTGAGATTCAGAAATTTCAACTTTTACTACAGAAGGAAGTTGCTTGGGTAATTGGCCCTTCAGCTTGGGGCATCTCCTTATAGAAAGCACTTGCAGGCGAGGGAATTCTCTTTCGTCAACTTGCAGGCGAGGGAATTCTCTTTTGTCAACTTCACACGAAACCCATTCTTCCCATTCCAACATCCCCTCAAATGTTAAAGTCTCCAAAGACTGAAAAAATGGCATATGCATCCCACAGAATTCAGGACCCACCCTCTTCACAGCAGCCATCCCTTCAATAATGAGGACTTTAAGAGATGGTAGCTGCCCAAGTGGTGGCAAGCAAAGGCATTTCTCGCAATTACTAAGACATAAGAACTGCATTTTGGAGAATGAAAGATCCCCCAACCAAAATGGAAATTCTGTACCACTGTAAAATTTAATGCGAAGCATCTTCAAATTTACATGAGGCTGTAGCGCTTCAAGCACTTTTCTATCATTTTCTGAATCAACAGTCTTGTCACCCCATTCCAACGTTAGCTCATCCAGATATGTCTTTCCTGCTAAGCTAGCCTCAACTGCATCATCTGTAGAGACCACATTATGCAATTTTGAAATGTGAAGTGTTCCATGAAGATACAGAAGGCCCCCTAATTCTTTAACTGTTGAGCCAGTATTTTTCCCCACAACAAAGTAAGGCAGTGTTTGAAGATTTTGTAATTTACTAATTTCTTTTGGCATCCCCTGTAAAGCAGTTCCAGTAATATCAAGATGACTCAAGTTGGAAAGCTGCCACATGCCTTCTGGCAATTCAGTAAGAGAATGACAATTGGCCAAGATCAGCTTTTGAAGATTCTTTAATTCACATATTTCTCTCGGGATCTCCTTTAAGGCAGTTCCAGTAATATCAAGATGACGCAAGTTGACAAGCTGCCACATGTTTTCTGGCAATTCAGTGAGAGAACAACAATAGAACAAGATCAATGATTGTAAGTTGCAAAGAGCACATACTGATTTAGGTAACCTCTTGATGGCAGCATAAGAGAGATCAATGTATCGTAAATGTTTCAAATTACCGATTGAATCAGGTAGCTCATCAATATGATAACAACATAAAGAAAGCACCCGTAAGAATTGCAGTTCGAACAATAATTTCTGCAGTTCATTACTACTTAAATGACATAATTCATGATTCAGTGGCAAAAAGGTCCTTATATACCTGGCTTTTCTAATGCCCTCAAATATTTCTGGGGAATCATATCTGCATCTGAAAAGTGACAAATACCGAATCGATGCAGTGAGACCAGTGGGATCATCATTCTCCAATCTGAAGGAAAATTTCCCAGACACATAAATAGCCAAATCACTTATAAGATCATGCATCCTGAAACGTGATTTATTGCCGCTTGATGGTTGAAAAAGAGACATTGATAATAATTCATGAAAGTACTCCTCACCAAGGTCTTCCATTCTGTGATTACCTCTGGGATTACCTCTGGGCTGTTGCAGGAGGCCTTCCGCCATCCATAAAAGGATTAACTTTTCTTTCTCAAACTCATATCCTTTAGGAATTATTGAACAGTATCCAAAGCATCTCTTTAAATGTGCAGGAAGATGATCATAGCTCTGTCTTAATACATTGAAAACATCCCCCATTCCAGTTGGAAAATTTGTTAGGCCCTCCAATACATTGTTCCATTCCCTGACTTGCAACTTAAAGCGCAAGGAAGCCGCAACTGATTTTATTGCTAAAGGCAAGCCATGACACTTTTTCACGATTTCATTGCCAATAGCTTTTAGCCTTGGATATGAGATAGGGTCTTTATCTCCAAAAGAAATTCTTCGAAACAGCGACCGACTTTCTGAAATTGATAATTCTTTCAAATGATGAACTCTGTCGGCATTCATCATTTCTGCAACACGTTGAATGCGTGTAGTTACAATAATACAACTTCCCACTGAAACAACTTCAAGAAGAGATAGGAAGACCTCCCAGTCCTTATACTGAACATTCCACACATCATCTAGAACTAGTAGAAATCTCCTTCCCCTAAGTGTCACCTCTAATTTAGATAGAAGCAAATTTAATTCGCTGAAATCAGAACGCTGCGAAGTAATCGAGTCGAGAATTGTTTTTGTTACCTTGAGCGTGTCAAAATTATCCGAAATGCAAGCCCAAGCCTTCATGTCAAAATAACTAGTCACTTCTATATCGTTGTAAACGAGCTGAGCAAGAGTGGTCTTGCCTATACCGCCCATGCCTACTATCGCAATCACGCCCAGATTTCTATCCCTTACAAGAGACAGAGTGTGAACAATAATTTCCCTTTTATCAAGATCCCTACCGAATACTCCAGCCGGATCTACAAAAGAAGTTGCGGGCATGCTCAGAGAACTTTTCATGTCGTATCCTACTATTGTTTCCCTCAGACCGAGCACATCTTTTTGCTTTGCAACATATTCTATCTTCATAAGTATCTCCCCCGTCTTTCTTTCTATATCCGTTTTGCGTATCCTCTGCCAATGATCTAAGCTTTGTTGCAAATCTTCAGTGAGGATGTCATCCATGAGATCCTCTACATGATAGAAAGCATCTTTAAAGTCATCGAGCCACATTTTTACCGCTGGGTTATGGTACTGCTTCTTCTCAGCATCACCGACCACCGAATTAACAGACAACAACGCTATCTTCAACTTCTTCAGCAATTCATTGAGATCCTGACCTTGTAACCTTTCCAACACCACCTCCATGGCTGATCCCAACAGTGCCTCTCCCATGACGCCCTCTTTGGCAGCAGAATGTAAATTGAGAAAGGCAAATATTGGAAAGAGCAAGAAAGAGAACAGCTTGAGGCTTTCAAGACTTTTGCAGATCTCTCAGTCGATTCTTCAAAAGATTTTTAGAGCAAAGAAAGATTCCTTCACAGATCTGAAATTGTTCTGCCGATTTGAGCTGTATTGCCTAACAGGATAGCAAACATTATACGCCAAAGAGAAAAGCCATTGGTGGAACAAGAAAGAGATCTGTTTTAGCTTTTGAAAGCTTTTGCAGATCTATCAGCCGATTCTTGCGTAGGATTCAAGAACAGATGCAATCAAGCTT
This genomic stretch from Quercus robur chromosome 4, dhQueRobu3.1, whole genome shotgun sequence harbors:
- the LOC126723768 gene encoding putative disease resistance RPP13-like protein 1 isoform X2, with protein sequence MGEALLGSAMEVVLERLQGQDLNELLKKLKIALLSVNSVVGDAEKKQYHNPAVKMWLDDFKDAFYHVEDLMDDILTEDLQQSLDHWQRIRKTDIERKTGEILMKIEYVAKQKDVLGLRETIVGYDMKSSLSMPATSFVDPAGVFGRDLDKREIIVHTLSLVRDRNLGVIAIVGMGGIGKTTLAQLVYNDIEVTSYFDMKAWACISDNFDTLKVTKTILDSITSQRSDFSELNLLLSKLEVTLRGRRFLLVLDDVWNVQYKDWEVFLSLLEVVSVGSCIIVTTRIQRVAEMMNADRVHHLKELSISESRSLFRRISFGDKDPISYPRLKAIGNEIVKKCHGLPLAIKSVAASLRFKLQVREWNNVLEGLTNFPTGMGDVFNVLRQSYDHLPAHLKRCFGYCSIIPKGYEFEKEKLILLWMAEGLLQQPRGNPRGNHRMEDLGEEYFHELLSMSLFQPSSGNKSRFRMHDLISDLAIYVSGKFSFRLENDDPTGLTASIRYLSLFRCRYDSPEIFEGIRKARYIRTFLPLNHELCHLSSNELQKLLFELQFLRVLSLCCYHIDELPDSIGNLKHLRYIDLSYAAIKRLPKSVCALCNLQSLILFYCCSLTELPENMWQLVNLRHLDITGTALKEIPREICELKNLQKLILANCHSLTELPEGMWQLSNLSHLDITGTALQGMPKEISKLQNLQTLPYFVVGKNTGSTVKELGGLLYLHGTLHISKLHNVVSTDDAVEASLAGKTYLDELTLEWGDKTVDSENDRKVLEALQPHVNLKMLRIKFYSGTEFPFWLGDLSFSKMQFLCLSNCEKCLCLPPLGQLPSLKVLIIEGMAAVKRVGPEFCGMHMPFFQSLETLTFEGMLEWEEWVSCEVDKREFPRLQVLSIRRCPKLKGQLPKQLPSVVKVEISESQELMTALTMEASSQEILLRYHDKVLFMSEDKVVTSSEQHTDFNYEGAVESSLLSTQAAPKRPLHIYDRVLSTTGDGVASFSEDITVSSSVSKKVSEISELKNLPENLHSLKIEGCDAEFISEAVGIYSLPLLQHIYIINCCSLKSFPGGCPPSAMRSLYIQNCKKLEFLPPAEMMHQYAGLQHLCIGSSCDSMISFPLEFFLNLRSLSIWDCGNLESLSMPEGIQKDLRALEALEIRACPKLVSFPGELPAPNLKSIWFSNCKNLKKLPNQLHTLNSLQSLFINDCPELVSLPEGGLPSELILLSITSCNKLMLRLEWGLDKLHHLCQLEIEGGCGNVVSFPEDNLLPRNLNSLRISELLNLEYLNYMGLLHLTALKTLEISCCNKLQSLPEEGLPSSLSFLCIKECSLLNAKLQNKAGKDWSKIAHISRIEID
- the LOC126723768 gene encoding putative disease resistance RPP13-like protein 1 isoform X1, producing the protein MGEALLGSAMEVVLERLQGQDLNELLKKLKIALLSVNSVVGDAEKKQYHNPAVKMWLDDFKDAFYHVEDLMDDILTEDLQQSLDHWQRIRKTDIERKTGEILMKIEYVAKQKDVLGLRETIVGYDMKSSLSMPATSFVDPAGVFGRDLDKREIIVHTLSLVRDRNLGVIAIVGMGGIGKTTLAQLVYNDIEVTSYFDMKAWACISDNFDTLKVTKTILDSITSQRSDFSELNLLLSKLEVTLRGRRFLLVLDDVWNVQYKDWEVFLSLLEVVSVGSCIIVTTRIQRVAEMMNADRVHHLKELSISESRSLFRRISFGDKDPISYPRLKAIGNEIVKKCHGLPLAIKSVAASLRFKLQVREWNNVLEGLTNFPTGMGDVFNVLRQSYDHLPAHLKRCFGYCSIIPKGYEFEKEKLILLWMAEGLLQQPRGNPRGNHRMEDLGEEYFHELLSMSLFQPSSGNKSRFRMHDLISDLAIYVSGKFSFRLENDDPTGLTASIRYLSLFRCRYDSPEIFEGIRKARYIRTFLPLNHELCHLSSNELQKLLFELQFLRVLSLCCYHIDELPDSIGNLKHLRYIDLSYAAIKRLPKSVCALCNLQSLILFYCCSLTELPENMWQLVNLRHLDITGTALKEIPREICELKNLQKLILANCHSLTELPEGMWQLSNLSHLDITGTALQGMPKEISKLQNLQTLPYFVVGKNTGSTVKELGGLLYLHGTLHISKLHNVVSTDDAVEASLAGKTYLDELTLEWGDKTVDSENDRKVLEALQPHVNLKMLRIKFYSGTEFPFWLGDLSFSKMQFLCLSNCEKCLCLPPLGQLPSLKVLIIEGMAAVKRVGPEFCGMHMPFFQSLETLTFEGMLEWEEWVSCEVDKREFPRLQVDEREFPRLQVLSIRRCPKLKGQLPKQLPSVVKVEISESQELMTALTMEASSQEILLRYHDKVLFMSEDKVVTSSEQHTDFNYEGAVESSLLSTQAAPKRPLHIYDRVLSTTGDGVASFSEDITVSSSVSKKVSEISELKNLPENLHSLKIEGCDAEFISEAVGIYSLPLLQHIYIINCCSLKSFPGGCPPSAMRSLYIQNCKKLEFLPPAEMMHQYAGLQHLCIGSSCDSMISFPLEFFLNLRSLSIWDCGNLESLSMPEGIQKDLRALEALEIRACPKLVSFPGELPAPNLKSIWFSNCKNLKKLPNQLHTLNSLQSLFINDCPELVSLPEGGLPSELILLSITSCNKLMLRLEWGLDKLHHLCQLEIEGGCGNVVSFPEDNLLPRNLNSLRISELLNLEYLNYMGLLHLTALKTLEISCCNKLQSLPEEGLPSSLSFLCIKECSLLNAKLQNKAGKDWSKIAHISRIEID